In the genome of Serratia symbiotica (Periphyllus acericola), the window CACAGCCAGGGAAACCGCCAGAATGGCGTTAGTGCCAAATTGGGATTTGTTCTCGGTGCCGTCCAGCTCGATCATGATCCTGTCAATGTTCGCCTGATCTTTCGCATCTTTACCCCGTACAGCCTGAGCGATCGGGCCGTTTACTGCGGCAACGGCTTTCAAGACACCTTTACCCAAGAAACGAGCTTTGTCACCGTCACGCAGTTCCAAGGCTTCACGGGAACCGGTAGAAGCCCCTGAGGGTGACGCAGCCAGACCGACGAAGCCGCCTTCAAGATGCACTTCGGCTTCAACAGTCGGGTTACCACGGGAGTCGATGATTTCACGACCGATGATTTTAACAACTTTTGACATTAGGGTTTCCTCAGTACAAGTTAAACTAAAACTCAATATAAGCAGCAAGCGCTTTTCACCGTGCAGCTGCCTACAGATAGGTTATTTCATCTGGCGCTTCTGATGCTCACCAGCGGCTTTCACAAAGCCCACGAAGAGCGGATGCCCTTCACGCGGTGTTGAAGTAAATTCCGGGTGGAACTGGCAGGCCACAAACCACGGGTGATTCGGCAGTTCAATGATCTCAACCAGTTTGTTGTCGGCAGAAAGACCGGCTACGCGTAGCCCTGCAGCTTCGATCTGCTTCAACAGCATGTTGTTAACTTCGTAGCGGTGACGATGGCGTTCAACAATGGTCGGTTCACCGTACAATTGGCGCACCAGACTGTTTTCGTCCAGGTGGCATTGCTGGCTACCGACACGCATCGTTCCCCCCAAATCGCTTTCTTCGGTGCGCACTTCTATGTTACCGTCTTCATCACGCCATTCGGTGATCAACGCAACCACCGGGTATTTACAATCTGGGGCAAACTCGGTTGAGCTAGCGTTCTCCATACCCGTCACATTACGGGCGAACTCCATCAAAGCTACCTGCATCCCCAGACAAATGCCCAGGTAAGGGATCGCGTTCTCACGCGCATAGCGCGCGGCCATGATCATGCCTTCCACGCCGCGATAACCGAAACCGCCAGGGAGCAGGATCGCATCCAGCCCTTTTAGCACTTCTATGCCACGGGTTTCCACATCCTGCGAGTCGATCAGCTTGATGTTCACGGTCAGACGTTTTTTCAACCCGCCATGCTTTAATGCTTCAATCACCGACTTATAGGCATCTGGCAGTTCGACATATTTTCCTACCATGCCAATGGTCACTTCGCCGCCCGGATTGGCTTCTTCGTAGATCACCTGTTCCCATTCTGCCAGGTTTGCTTCCGGCATATTCAGGCTGAATCGTTTGCAGATATAATCATCTAACCCTTGAGATTTCAATAGACCTGGAATTTTATAGATGGAATCAACATCTTTAAGGGAAATAACCGCCTTCTCCGGCACGTTGCAGAAAAGTGCGATTTTCGCGCGTTCGTTAGCAGGAACTATGCGATCAGAACGGCAAATTAGCACATCTGGCTGGATACCAATTGAAAGCAGCTCTTTTACGGAATGCTGGGTGGGTTTGGTTTTCACTTCACCTGCCGCTGCCATATAAGGAACCAGCGTCAGATGCATGTAAAGGGTGTGCTCACGGCCGACTTCCACCGCCATCTGGCGG includes:
- the pyrG gene encoding glutamine hydrolyzing CTP synthase, which translates into the protein MTTNYIFVTGGVMSSLGKGIAAASLAAILEARCLNVTIMKLDPYINVDPGTMSPIQHGEVFVTEDGAETDLDLGHYERFIRTKMSSRNNFTTGRIYSDVLRKERRGDYLGATVQVIPHITNAIKERILEGGEGHDIVLVEVGGTVGDIESLPFLEAIRQMAVEVGREHTLYMHLTLVPYMAAAGEVKTKPTQHSVKELLSIGIQPDVLICRSDRIVPANERAKIALFCNVPEKAVISLKDVDSIYKIPGLLKSQGLDDYICKRFSLNMPEANLAEWEQVIYEEANPGGEVTIGMVGKYVELPDAYKSVIEALKHGGLKKRLTVNIKLIDSQDVETRGIEVLKGLDAILLPGGFGYRGVEGMIMAARYARENAIPYLGICLGMQVALMEFARNVTGMENASSTEFAPDCKYPVVALITEWRDEDGNIEVRTEESDLGGTMRVGSQQCHLDENSLVRQLYGEPTIVERHRHRYEVNNMLLKQIEAAGLRVAGLSADNKLVEIIELPNHPWFVACQFHPEFTSTPREGHPLFVGFVKAAGEHQKRQMK